From Vanrija pseudolonga chromosome 1, complete sequence, a single genomic window includes:
- the PRPF4 gene encoding U4/U6 small nuclear ribonucleoprotein Prp4: MDIDELAVDNTYELGGSDDERERAQNAMLHEQLARRDRMRRMAVPTDDKKVRERLRAFGEPITLFGEGPGDRRDRLKEIQESYERDKGRPLVAFDSDSGDSDDEEGEFYTEGPQALLEARRKIARYSLSRAGKRIARQRIEVNLPLSKIVNVRKEVFGELQTFQNLGSQFGDDRPLSTIRFSPNSKLLLTTSWTGDTKVWDLPNLNSVAVRRGHTDKVSGAAWHPEATVGLSESAANFATGGGEGDVKLWSLDAEKPLASLSGHTNRVGRVEFHPSGAYVGAAGFDGTWRMWDVQTQAELLVQEGHSKEVMALAFQDDGALAASGGFDAIGRVWDLRTGRTAMVLDGHAKEILSVDFAPNGFQVATGSGDNTVRIWDLRALRTQHVIPAHSSSVSDLRFYHAAGENPFQGLDSVAPAAASNGAMEVDGDSGEAQQQPDLPRSGLFLVTAGFDSNVRIWSADEWARVRNLATDAGKVMSADVSRDGKFIASASYSRSFHLFGGDHSFDSDSDSASSDDIDAQPPRKRKRALPSHSVPTATRLVTAALAFATD; encoded by the exons ATGGATAtcgacgagcttg CCGTCGACAACACGTACGAGCTCGGAGGCTCCGACgatgagcgtgagcgtgccCAAAATGCCATGCTgcacgagcagctcgcgcggcgcgaccgtATGCGCCGCATGGCCGTACCGACAGACGACAAGAAGGTCCGCGAGAGGCTACGAGCATTTGGCGAGCCAATAACGCTGTTTGGTGAAGGG CCAGGAGACCGTCGAGACCGATTGAAGGAGATCCAGGAGAGCTATGAGCGCGACAAGGGACGGCCGCTGGTCGCCTTCGACAGCGATAGcggcgactcggacgacgaagagggcGAGTTCTACACCGAGGGCCcgcaggcgctgctcgaggccaGGCGAAAGATTGCACGGTATTCATTGTCGCGCGCGGGCAAGCGCATCGCAAGGCAACGGATCGAGGTCAACTTGCCCCTCAGCAAGATTGTCAACGTGCGGAAAGAGGTGTTTGGGGAGCTGCAGACGTTCCAGAACCTCGGCTCGCAGTTTGGCGACGACCGACCGCTGTCGACGATTCGATTCTCGCCCAACTccaagctcctcctcacgACCTCGTGGACCGGCGATACCAAGGTGTGGGATCTGCCAAACCTGAACAGCGTGGCTGTGCGCCGCGGGCACACGGACAAGGTCAGCGGTGCGGCGTGGCACCCAGAGGCGACGGTCGGGCTCTCCGAGTCCGCTGCCAACTTTgcgactggcggcggcgagggcgacgtcaAGCTGTGGTCCCTGGATGCGGAGAagccgctcgcctcgctaTCAGGCCACACAAACCGTGTCGGACGCGTCGAGTTCCACCCAAGTGGCGCGTACGTCGGCGCAGCTGGCTTCGACGGTACCTGGCGCATGTGGGACGTCCAGACGCAGGCTGAGCTCCTCGTGCAGGAGGGACACAGCAAGGAGGTGATGGCGCTCGCGTTccaggacgacggcgcgctcgcggcctcgggcggcTTTGACGCCATCGGGCGTGTGTGGGATCTGCGAACGGGTCGCACCGCCATGGTGCTCGACGGACACGCCAAGGAGATTCTGTCGGTCGACTTTGCGCCCAACGGGTTCCAGGTGGCAACCGGATCAGGCGACAACACTGTGCGTATCTGGGacctgcgcgcgctccgcaCGCAGCATGTCATCCCGGCGCACTCGTCGTCAGTGTCCGATCTGCGCTTCTACCATGCGGCGGGGGAGAATCCGTTCCAGGGCCTGGACTCTGTGGCGCCAGCGGCTGCGAGCAACGGCGCGATGGAGGTCGACggggacagcggcgaggcgcagcagcagcccgacCTGCCCCGTTCGGGCCTATTCCTCGTGACGGCGGGCTTCGACTCGAACGTGCGCATCTGGTCGGCCGACGAGTGGGCCCGCGTGCGCAACCTCGCCACCGACGCAGGCAAGGTCATGAGCGCGGATGTGTCGCGCGACGGCAAGTTTatcgccagcgcgagctACTCGCGGAGTTTCCACCTGTTCGGCGGCGATCATTCGTT CGACAGTGACAGCGACTCGGCCTCCAGCGACGACATTGACGCCCAGCCCCCACGCAAGCGCAAGCGAGC